The Scylla paramamosain isolate STU-SP2022 unplaced genomic scaffold, ASM3559412v1 Contig5, whole genome shotgun sequence genome contains a region encoding:
- the LOC135096603 gene encoding coronin-7-like isoform X2: MASWRFKASKYKNAAPITPKKEDCLSDIKVGNPQSYGSHVCASAAFVAYILENRGGGSLGVVPLESCKGRQGMNAPMVHAHSDLVTDLTFSPFHDGLLATSSADTLVHIWHIPPEGLTTHLSTPEMTLNGFERRVELVNFHPVAETLLSACCGSTVSLWDVQAGRRIAGFTEHEDQVQGLSWSGNGQLFSTVCRDRCVRVVDPRNAHTAALKADSHASPKDSRIVWLSGDSRLLTTGFDSARGREIKLRDLRSFGSPYKTVGLEASTGILVPLYDADTNMLFLAGKADVSIAYWEISDNSPHLIEGVRHSGSVQTKGACLVPKRGLDVMIGEVNRILQLTSTLLIPITYQVPRKTYREFHCDLYPDTPGPDPACSVTQWLEGSTLQVKKVALDPASRPMAVWKVHRGTLKNMEPGDWCSPSPPPPTTSSSSSSTSTSSSSSSSSSSSSHPIPAPRSKVSNGRIMETPTPRPALRSSFNNNKNNRSGNVEILKRNFMENKNNSKDGTAATTTTTATTTTTISIIKKNYQKEEGGEEEEEGLLKLASIRRQFEKKEEEEEEEEEQEEEEEEEEEKKEEKKEEEEKKEKLEMASSSPLPSRRPTLNRSFRRICKFRHLRGSPGHKTTCIDNLRDLCRTVPSESDGLAANQKWVAVALSGAGGRVAVLNHTNPGRLVEGVIPSLVNSNSITDFAFDPFNTNLLAVACDDGKINFWNIPEGGLKQSTNTPTDTLIDLTSSDKVTVLRFHPTAKGVLAAITAVRNIVKIWDTDLPRIIIILDPHPDQIFSGSWSNCGKYFATLCRDGGVRIFEPRKSTTAILTGSSSGGGGGGRGGRLVWAVRDELIITTGFNKVSERQISVFSSKNAKLLNTIGLDVSPALLTVCFDQDTNVLLTSGKGDNTIYAHEVGTDSPHLFPLTHHKCTTVHQGLVALPKILCDVRSVEFLKIIRLTSSVLEPLSFTVPRVKTEYFQDDLFPPTRVTWEAVMTSAEWFGGSNRPQHTLSLQPPNLPSLSEIREAPPPASPPTTTTTAATNHHHHHHQHVRHQTPPFLKGMVPTEVRQTQHKLEESLSQKMTEVTTSLEQDRMEGVDDAEWED, translated from the exons ATGGCGAGTTGGCGGTTCAAAGCAAGCAAATACAAAAATGCTGCGCCAATTACACCAAAGAAAGAAGATTGTCTGTCAGATATCAAAGTTGGGAACCCACAATCGTACGGCAGCCATGTCTGTGCTTCTGCTGCATTTGTCGCCTATATACTGGAGAACCGAG GCGGCGGCAGTCTGGGCGTGGTGCCTCTGGAGTCCTGCAAGGGGAGACAGGGAATGAACGCCCCTATGGTTCATGCACACAGTGACCTCGTGACTGACCTGaccttctcccccttccatgACGGTTTGCTGGCGACCTCCTCTGCTGATACTTTG GTGCACATCTGGCACATACCACCGGAGGGGCTCACTACACACCTGTCCACACCTGAAATGACCTTGAATGGCTTTGAAAGACGAGTGGAACTTGTTAACTTTCATCCTGTAGCTGAAACTCTTTTGTCGGCATGTTGTGGCTCCACTGTGTCGCTGTGGGATGTGCAGGCGGGCAGGCGCATTGCTG GGTTTACCGAGCACGAGGACCAGGTACAAGGACTATCATGGTCCGGCAATGGTCAACTATTTAGCACCGTGTGTAGAGATCGCTGTGTGCGTGTTGTGGACCCGAGAAACGCACACACGGCTGcattgaag GCAGATAGTCACGCATCACCCAAGGATAGTCGGATAGTCTGGCTGAGCGGGGATAGTCGACTACTCACCACAGGGTTCGACtcggcaagaggaagagaaattaaactGCGAGATTTGAGGAGTTTTGGTTCTCCTTATAAGACCGTGGGACTGGAGGCATCgacagg aATATTGGTGCCTTTGTATGACGCAGACACCAATATGCTCTTCCTGGCTGGAAAAGCTGACGTCAGTATTGCGTATTGGGAAATCAGCGACAATTCTCCTCATCTCATCGAGGGGGTCCGCCATTCGG GATCGGTGCAAACAAAGGGAGCGTGTCTGGTACCAAAAAGAGGCCTAGATGTCATGATTGGAGAAGTTAACAGAATTCTCCAGCTGACTTCAACATTACTGATACCCATAACATACCAGGTGCccagaaag ACATACCGAGAATTTCACTGTGACCTGTATCCTGACACACCTGGCCCTGACCCTGCCTGCTCCGTGACCCAGTGGTTGGAGGGGTCAACACTGCAAGTTAAAAAGGTCGCTCTCGACCCTGCTTCACGACCCATGGCTGTGTggaag GTTCACAGAGGAACTTTGAAGAATATGGAGCCAGGGGATTGGtgctccccttctcctcctcctcccaccacctcctcctcctcctcctccacctccacctcctcctcctcctcctcctcctcctcctcctcctcccatcccattCCAGCGCCAAGGtcaaaggtttccaatgggagaataatg gaGACCCCCACCCCCCGCCCGGCCCTGCGCTCTtcattcaacaacaacaagaacaacagaagtggcaatgttgaaatattaaaaagaaacttcatggag AATAAGAACAATTCCAAAGatggtactgctgctactactactactactgcaactactactactactatctccaTTATTAAAAAGAACTATCAGaag gaggaaggaggagaggaagaggaggagggtcttCTGAAGCTTGCCTCCATAAGAAGACAGtttgagaagaaggaagaggaggaggaggaggaggaggaacaggaggaggaggaggaggaggaggaagagaagaaggaagagaagaaggaggaagaggagaaaaaagaaaag TTAGAGATGgcttcctcatctcccctcccctctcgtAGGCCTACCCTAAACCGCAGCTTCc GTCGCATTTGCAAATTTAGACATCTTCGTGGGTCACCGGGTCACAAGACGACATGCATTGACAACCTTCGTGACCTTTGTCGGACTGTTCCGAGTGAGAGTGATGGTcttgcag CGAACCAGAAGTGGGTAGCTGTGGCGTTGAGTGGTGCAGGTGGTAGAGTGGCTGTCCTCAACCACACAAACCCTGGTAGACTGGTTGAAGGAGTCATCCCATCCCTCGTCAATTCAAACAGCATCACCGATTTTGCGTTCGATCCATTCAACACTAACCTTCTTGCTGTCG ctTGTGACGATggaaagataaatttttggaaCATACCTGAAGGAGGACTGAAGCAGTCCACCAACACACCCACAGACACTCTCATTGACCTGACCTCCTCtgacaag GTCACTGTGTTGAGGTTTCACCCGACTGCAAAGGGCGTTCTTGCTGCTATAACTGCAGTTAGGAACATTGTGAAGATTTGGGACACTGACTTACCaagaattattataattttggatCCACATCCTGACCAG ATATTCAGCGGATCGTGGTCAAACTGCGGTAAATATTTCGCCACGCTGTGCAGGGATGGTGGAGTTCGAATCTTTGAGCCTCGGAAGTCCACCACAGCGATCCTAACTggcagtagcagtggtggtggtggtggtgggcgtggtggaAGACTAGTTTGGGCTGTCAGAGATGAGCTGATTATAACTACTGGGTTTAACAa ggtGTCCGAGAGGCAGATAAGTGTGTTTAGTAGTAAGAATGCTAAACTGCTTAACACGATTGGTCTGGACGTTAGCCCTGCTCTTCTTACTGTCTGCTTCGATCAAGACACCAATGTTTTACTGACCTCGGGAAAA GGGGATAACACTATTTACGCACATGAGGTAGGAACAGATTCTCCTCACTTGTTCCCTCTGACTCACCACAAGTGCACTACAGTCCATCAg ggGCTGGTGGCACTTCCCAAGATATTGTGTGATGTTAGGAGTGTTGAATTCCTGAAGATAATAAGACTTACATCATCAGTATTGGAGCCACTGTCCTTCACTGTACCTCGCGTCAAG ACTGAGTATTTTCAAGATGACCTTTTTCCGCCAACTCGAGTGACCTGGGAGGCAGTGATGACCTCAGCCGAGTGGTTTGGGGGCAGCAACAGACCCcagcacactctctctctccagcccccTAATCTCCCATCAc TTTCAGAGATCCgtgaagcaccaccaccagcatcaccacccactaccaccaccaccgccgccaccaaccaccaccaccaccaccaccagcatgtaCGACACCAAACACCGCCATTTTTAAAAGGGATGGTACCCACTGAGGTGCGGCAAACACAGCACAAg tTGGAGGAGAGCCTGAGTCAGAAGATGACAGAGGTGACGACAAGTTTGGAACAAGATCGGATGGAAGGAGTAGACGATGCTGAGTGg gaggATTAA
- the LOC135096603 gene encoding coronin-7-like isoform X3 has translation MRMASWRFKASKYKNAAPITPKKEDCLSDIKVGNPQSYGSHVCASAAFVAYILENRGGGSLGVVPLESCKGRQGMNAPMVHAHSDLVTDLTFSPFHDGLLATSSADTLVHIWHIPPEGLTTHLSTPEMTLNGFERRVELVNFHPVAETLLSACCGSTVSLWDVQAGRRIAGFTEHEDQVQGLSWSGNGQLFSTVCRDRCVRVVDPRNAHTAALKADSHASPKDSRIVWLSGDSRLLTTGFDSARGREIKLRDLRSFGSPYKTVGLEASTGILVPLYDADTNMLFLAGKADVSIAYWEISDNSPHLIEGVRHSGSVQTKGACLVPKRGLDVMIGEVNRILQLTSTLLIPITYQVPRKTYREFHCDLYPDTPGPDPACSVTQWLEGSTLQVKKVALDPASRPMAVWKVHRGTLKNMEPGDWCSPSPPPPTTSSSSSSTSTSSSSSSSSSSSSHPIPAPRSKVSNGRIMETPTPRPALRSSFNNNKNNRSGNVEILKRNFMENKNNSKDGTAATTTTTATTTTTISIIKKNYQKEEGGEEEEEGLLKLASIRRQFEKKEEEEEEEEEQEEEEEEEEEKKEEKKEEEEKKEKLEMASSSPLPSRRPTLNRSFRRICKFRHLRGSPGHKTTCIDNLRDLCRTVPSESDGLAANQKWVAVALSGAGGRVAVLNHTNPGRLVEGVIPSLVNSNSITDFAFDPFNTNLLAVACDDGKINFWNIPEGGLKQSTNTPTDTLIDLTSSDKVTVLRFHPTAKGVLAAITAVRNIVKIWDTDLPRIIIILDPHPDQIFSGSWSNCGKYFATLCRDGGVRIFEPRKSTTAILTGSSSGGGGGGRGGRLVWAVRDELIITTGFNKVSERQISVFSSKNAKLLNTIGLDVSPALLTVCFDQDTNVLLTSGKGDNTIYAHEVGTDSPHLFPLTHHKCTTVHQGLVALPKILCDVRSVEFLKIIRLTSSVLEPLSFTVPRVKTEYFQDDLFPPTRVTWEAVMTSAEWFGGSNRPQHTLSLQPPNLPSLSEIREAPPPASPPTTTTTAATNHHHHHHQHVRHQTPPFLKGMVPTEVRQTQHKED, from the exons ATGAGG ATGGCGAGTTGGCGGTTCAAAGCAAGCAAATACAAAAATGCTGCGCCAATTACACCAAAGAAAGAAGATTGTCTGTCAGATATCAAAGTTGGGAACCCACAATCGTACGGCAGCCATGTCTGTGCTTCTGCTGCATTTGTCGCCTATATACTGGAGAACCGAG GCGGCGGCAGTCTGGGCGTGGTGCCTCTGGAGTCCTGCAAGGGGAGACAGGGAATGAACGCCCCTATGGTTCATGCACACAGTGACCTCGTGACTGACCTGaccttctcccccttccatgACGGTTTGCTGGCGACCTCCTCTGCTGATACTTTG GTGCACATCTGGCACATACCACCGGAGGGGCTCACTACACACCTGTCCACACCTGAAATGACCTTGAATGGCTTTGAAAGACGAGTGGAACTTGTTAACTTTCATCCTGTAGCTGAAACTCTTTTGTCGGCATGTTGTGGCTCCACTGTGTCGCTGTGGGATGTGCAGGCGGGCAGGCGCATTGCTG GGTTTACCGAGCACGAGGACCAGGTACAAGGACTATCATGGTCCGGCAATGGTCAACTATTTAGCACCGTGTGTAGAGATCGCTGTGTGCGTGTTGTGGACCCGAGAAACGCACACACGGCTGcattgaag GCAGATAGTCACGCATCACCCAAGGATAGTCGGATAGTCTGGCTGAGCGGGGATAGTCGACTACTCACCACAGGGTTCGACtcggcaagaggaagagaaattaaactGCGAGATTTGAGGAGTTTTGGTTCTCCTTATAAGACCGTGGGACTGGAGGCATCgacagg aATATTGGTGCCTTTGTATGACGCAGACACCAATATGCTCTTCCTGGCTGGAAAAGCTGACGTCAGTATTGCGTATTGGGAAATCAGCGACAATTCTCCTCATCTCATCGAGGGGGTCCGCCATTCGG GATCGGTGCAAACAAAGGGAGCGTGTCTGGTACCAAAAAGAGGCCTAGATGTCATGATTGGAGAAGTTAACAGAATTCTCCAGCTGACTTCAACATTACTGATACCCATAACATACCAGGTGCccagaaag ACATACCGAGAATTTCACTGTGACCTGTATCCTGACACACCTGGCCCTGACCCTGCCTGCTCCGTGACCCAGTGGTTGGAGGGGTCAACACTGCAAGTTAAAAAGGTCGCTCTCGACCCTGCTTCACGACCCATGGCTGTGTggaag GTTCACAGAGGAACTTTGAAGAATATGGAGCCAGGGGATTGGtgctccccttctcctcctcctcccaccacctcctcctcctcctcctccacctccacctcctcctcctcctcctcctcctcctcctcctcctcccatcccattCCAGCGCCAAGGtcaaaggtttccaatgggagaataatg gaGACCCCCACCCCCCGCCCGGCCCTGCGCTCTtcattcaacaacaacaagaacaacagaagtggcaatgttgaaatattaaaaagaaacttcatggag AATAAGAACAATTCCAAAGatggtactgctgctactactactactactgcaactactactactactatctccaTTATTAAAAAGAACTATCAGaag gaggaaggaggagaggaagaggaggagggtcttCTGAAGCTTGCCTCCATAAGAAGACAGtttgagaagaaggaagaggaggaggaggaggaggaggaacaggaggaggaggaggaggaggaggaagagaagaaggaagagaagaaggaggaagaggagaaaaaagaaaag TTAGAGATGgcttcctcatctcccctcccctctcgtAGGCCTACCCTAAACCGCAGCTTCc GTCGCATTTGCAAATTTAGACATCTTCGTGGGTCACCGGGTCACAAGACGACATGCATTGACAACCTTCGTGACCTTTGTCGGACTGTTCCGAGTGAGAGTGATGGTcttgcag CGAACCAGAAGTGGGTAGCTGTGGCGTTGAGTGGTGCAGGTGGTAGAGTGGCTGTCCTCAACCACACAAACCCTGGTAGACTGGTTGAAGGAGTCATCCCATCCCTCGTCAATTCAAACAGCATCACCGATTTTGCGTTCGATCCATTCAACACTAACCTTCTTGCTGTCG ctTGTGACGATggaaagataaatttttggaaCATACCTGAAGGAGGACTGAAGCAGTCCACCAACACACCCACAGACACTCTCATTGACCTGACCTCCTCtgacaag GTCACTGTGTTGAGGTTTCACCCGACTGCAAAGGGCGTTCTTGCTGCTATAACTGCAGTTAGGAACATTGTGAAGATTTGGGACACTGACTTACCaagaattattataattttggatCCACATCCTGACCAG ATATTCAGCGGATCGTGGTCAAACTGCGGTAAATATTTCGCCACGCTGTGCAGGGATGGTGGAGTTCGAATCTTTGAGCCTCGGAAGTCCACCACAGCGATCCTAACTggcagtagcagtggtggtggtggtggtgggcgtggtggaAGACTAGTTTGGGCTGTCAGAGATGAGCTGATTATAACTACTGGGTTTAACAa ggtGTCCGAGAGGCAGATAAGTGTGTTTAGTAGTAAGAATGCTAAACTGCTTAACACGATTGGTCTGGACGTTAGCCCTGCTCTTCTTACTGTCTGCTTCGATCAAGACACCAATGTTTTACTGACCTCGGGAAAA GGGGATAACACTATTTACGCACATGAGGTAGGAACAGATTCTCCTCACTTGTTCCCTCTGACTCACCACAAGTGCACTACAGTCCATCAg ggGCTGGTGGCACTTCCCAAGATATTGTGTGATGTTAGGAGTGTTGAATTCCTGAAGATAATAAGACTTACATCATCAGTATTGGAGCCACTGTCCTTCACTGTACCTCGCGTCAAG ACTGAGTATTTTCAAGATGACCTTTTTCCGCCAACTCGAGTGACCTGGGAGGCAGTGATGACCTCAGCCGAGTGGTTTGGGGGCAGCAACAGACCCcagcacactctctctctccagcccccTAATCTCCCATCAc TTTCAGAGATCCgtgaagcaccaccaccagcatcaccacccactaccaccaccaccgccgccaccaaccaccaccaccaccaccaccagcatgtaCGACACCAAACACCGCCATTTTTAAAAGGGATGGTACCCACTGAGGTGCGGCAAACACAGCACAAg gaggATTAA
- the LOC135096603 gene encoding coronin-7-like isoform X1 gives MRMASWRFKASKYKNAAPITPKKEDCLSDIKVGNPQSYGSHVCASAAFVAYILENRGGGSLGVVPLESCKGRQGMNAPMVHAHSDLVTDLTFSPFHDGLLATSSADTLVHIWHIPPEGLTTHLSTPEMTLNGFERRVELVNFHPVAETLLSACCGSTVSLWDVQAGRRIAGFTEHEDQVQGLSWSGNGQLFSTVCRDRCVRVVDPRNAHTAALKADSHASPKDSRIVWLSGDSRLLTTGFDSARGREIKLRDLRSFGSPYKTVGLEASTGILVPLYDADTNMLFLAGKADVSIAYWEISDNSPHLIEGVRHSGSVQTKGACLVPKRGLDVMIGEVNRILQLTSTLLIPITYQVPRKTYREFHCDLYPDTPGPDPACSVTQWLEGSTLQVKKVALDPASRPMAVWKVHRGTLKNMEPGDWCSPSPPPPTTSSSSSSTSTSSSSSSSSSSSSHPIPAPRSKVSNGRIMETPTPRPALRSSFNNNKNNRSGNVEILKRNFMENKNNSKDGTAATTTTTATTTTTISIIKKNYQKEEGGEEEEEGLLKLASIRRQFEKKEEEEEEEEEQEEEEEEEEEKKEEKKEEEEKKEKLEMASSSPLPSRRPTLNRSFRRICKFRHLRGSPGHKTTCIDNLRDLCRTVPSESDGLAANQKWVAVALSGAGGRVAVLNHTNPGRLVEGVIPSLVNSNSITDFAFDPFNTNLLAVACDDGKINFWNIPEGGLKQSTNTPTDTLIDLTSSDKVTVLRFHPTAKGVLAAITAVRNIVKIWDTDLPRIIIILDPHPDQIFSGSWSNCGKYFATLCRDGGVRIFEPRKSTTAILTGSSSGGGGGGRGGRLVWAVRDELIITTGFNKVSERQISVFSSKNAKLLNTIGLDVSPALLTVCFDQDTNVLLTSGKGDNTIYAHEVGTDSPHLFPLTHHKCTTVHQGLVALPKILCDVRSVEFLKIIRLTSSVLEPLSFTVPRVKTEYFQDDLFPPTRVTWEAVMTSAEWFGGSNRPQHTLSLQPPNLPSLSEIREAPPPASPPTTTTTAATNHHHHHHQHVRHQTPPFLKGMVPTEVRQTQHKLEESLSQKMTEVTTSLEQDRMEGVDDAEWED, from the exons ATGAGG ATGGCGAGTTGGCGGTTCAAAGCAAGCAAATACAAAAATGCTGCGCCAATTACACCAAAGAAAGAAGATTGTCTGTCAGATATCAAAGTTGGGAACCCACAATCGTACGGCAGCCATGTCTGTGCTTCTGCTGCATTTGTCGCCTATATACTGGAGAACCGAG GCGGCGGCAGTCTGGGCGTGGTGCCTCTGGAGTCCTGCAAGGGGAGACAGGGAATGAACGCCCCTATGGTTCATGCACACAGTGACCTCGTGACTGACCTGaccttctcccccttccatgACGGTTTGCTGGCGACCTCCTCTGCTGATACTTTG GTGCACATCTGGCACATACCACCGGAGGGGCTCACTACACACCTGTCCACACCTGAAATGACCTTGAATGGCTTTGAAAGACGAGTGGAACTTGTTAACTTTCATCCTGTAGCTGAAACTCTTTTGTCGGCATGTTGTGGCTCCACTGTGTCGCTGTGGGATGTGCAGGCGGGCAGGCGCATTGCTG GGTTTACCGAGCACGAGGACCAGGTACAAGGACTATCATGGTCCGGCAATGGTCAACTATTTAGCACCGTGTGTAGAGATCGCTGTGTGCGTGTTGTGGACCCGAGAAACGCACACACGGCTGcattgaag GCAGATAGTCACGCATCACCCAAGGATAGTCGGATAGTCTGGCTGAGCGGGGATAGTCGACTACTCACCACAGGGTTCGACtcggcaagaggaagagaaattaaactGCGAGATTTGAGGAGTTTTGGTTCTCCTTATAAGACCGTGGGACTGGAGGCATCgacagg aATATTGGTGCCTTTGTATGACGCAGACACCAATATGCTCTTCCTGGCTGGAAAAGCTGACGTCAGTATTGCGTATTGGGAAATCAGCGACAATTCTCCTCATCTCATCGAGGGGGTCCGCCATTCGG GATCGGTGCAAACAAAGGGAGCGTGTCTGGTACCAAAAAGAGGCCTAGATGTCATGATTGGAGAAGTTAACAGAATTCTCCAGCTGACTTCAACATTACTGATACCCATAACATACCAGGTGCccagaaag ACATACCGAGAATTTCACTGTGACCTGTATCCTGACACACCTGGCCCTGACCCTGCCTGCTCCGTGACCCAGTGGTTGGAGGGGTCAACACTGCAAGTTAAAAAGGTCGCTCTCGACCCTGCTTCACGACCCATGGCTGTGTggaag GTTCACAGAGGAACTTTGAAGAATATGGAGCCAGGGGATTGGtgctccccttctcctcctcctcccaccacctcctcctcctcctcctccacctccacctcctcctcctcctcctcctcctcctcctcctcctcccatcccattCCAGCGCCAAGGtcaaaggtttccaatgggagaataatg gaGACCCCCACCCCCCGCCCGGCCCTGCGCTCTtcattcaacaacaacaagaacaacagaagtggcaatgttgaaatattaaaaagaaacttcatggag AATAAGAACAATTCCAAAGatggtactgctgctactactactactactgcaactactactactactatctccaTTATTAAAAAGAACTATCAGaag gaggaaggaggagaggaagaggaggagggtcttCTGAAGCTTGCCTCCATAAGAAGACAGtttgagaagaaggaagaggaggaggaggaggaggaggaacaggaggaggaggaggaggaggaggaagagaagaaggaagagaagaaggaggaagaggagaaaaaagaaaag TTAGAGATGgcttcctcatctcccctcccctctcgtAGGCCTACCCTAAACCGCAGCTTCc GTCGCATTTGCAAATTTAGACATCTTCGTGGGTCACCGGGTCACAAGACGACATGCATTGACAACCTTCGTGACCTTTGTCGGACTGTTCCGAGTGAGAGTGATGGTcttgcag CGAACCAGAAGTGGGTAGCTGTGGCGTTGAGTGGTGCAGGTGGTAGAGTGGCTGTCCTCAACCACACAAACCCTGGTAGACTGGTTGAAGGAGTCATCCCATCCCTCGTCAATTCAAACAGCATCACCGATTTTGCGTTCGATCCATTCAACACTAACCTTCTTGCTGTCG ctTGTGACGATggaaagataaatttttggaaCATACCTGAAGGAGGACTGAAGCAGTCCACCAACACACCCACAGACACTCTCATTGACCTGACCTCCTCtgacaag GTCACTGTGTTGAGGTTTCACCCGACTGCAAAGGGCGTTCTTGCTGCTATAACTGCAGTTAGGAACATTGTGAAGATTTGGGACACTGACTTACCaagaattattataattttggatCCACATCCTGACCAG ATATTCAGCGGATCGTGGTCAAACTGCGGTAAATATTTCGCCACGCTGTGCAGGGATGGTGGAGTTCGAATCTTTGAGCCTCGGAAGTCCACCACAGCGATCCTAACTggcagtagcagtggtggtggtggtggtgggcgtggtggaAGACTAGTTTGGGCTGTCAGAGATGAGCTGATTATAACTACTGGGTTTAACAa ggtGTCCGAGAGGCAGATAAGTGTGTTTAGTAGTAAGAATGCTAAACTGCTTAACACGATTGGTCTGGACGTTAGCCCTGCTCTTCTTACTGTCTGCTTCGATCAAGACACCAATGTTTTACTGACCTCGGGAAAA GGGGATAACACTATTTACGCACATGAGGTAGGAACAGATTCTCCTCACTTGTTCCCTCTGACTCACCACAAGTGCACTACAGTCCATCAg ggGCTGGTGGCACTTCCCAAGATATTGTGTGATGTTAGGAGTGTTGAATTCCTGAAGATAATAAGACTTACATCATCAGTATTGGAGCCACTGTCCTTCACTGTACCTCGCGTCAAG ACTGAGTATTTTCAAGATGACCTTTTTCCGCCAACTCGAGTGACCTGGGAGGCAGTGATGACCTCAGCCGAGTGGTTTGGGGGCAGCAACAGACCCcagcacactctctctctccagcccccTAATCTCCCATCAc TTTCAGAGATCCgtgaagcaccaccaccagcatcaccacccactaccaccaccaccgccgccaccaaccaccaccaccaccaccaccagcatgtaCGACACCAAACACCGCCATTTTTAAAAGGGATGGTACCCACTGAGGTGCGGCAAACACAGCACAAg tTGGAGGAGAGCCTGAGTCAGAAGATGACAGAGGTGACGACAAGTTTGGAACAAGATCGGATGGAAGGAGTAGACGATGCTGAGTGg gaggATTAA